The Methanosphaera sp. BMS genome contains a region encoding:
- the gatD gene encoding Glu-tRNA(Gln) amidotransferase subunit GatD, whose amino-acid sequence MVYEGYVRDFLELSDINVGDIIKIEKDNITHKGMLLEKPDYSNENTLIIKLNSGYNIGVDIQDAKIEKIADGEKPKIELDPVDKQISSDKDNLSILSTGGTVASVIDYKTGAVHPAFTADDLLRATPELVDYANINAKAIFNILSENMNPEYWIKTANSIYDEINNGADGVIIAHGTDTMHYTASALSFMLDTPVPIVLTGAQRSSDRPSSDAFTNLMASVTATKSDIAEVCICMHSTEDDPSCDLHRGNRARKMHTSRRDTFTSINMNPLARISNNKVKMVDEEVEYFKRDSTELAINDNLAEKVALVKMYPGISPELIDIYVDKGYEGLVIEGTGLGHCSDEVITAIARATDENIPVVMTSQCLFGRTNMNVYSSGRRLLHENVIPVADMLPETAYTKLLWAVGQSDESDEIRYIMQSNLKGEINTTLSQRYFIKN is encoded by the coding sequence ATGGTATATGAAGGATATGTACGTGATTTTCTAGAATTATCCGACATAAACGTTGGAGATATAATTAAAATAGAAAAAGACAACATCACCCATAAGGGAATGTTACTTGAAAAACCAGATTATTCAAATGAAAACACGTTAATCATCAAATTAAACAGTGGATACAACATTGGTGTTGATATCCAGGATGCAAAAATAGAAAAAATTGCCGACGGAGAAAAACCGAAGATAGAATTGGATCCTGTAGACAAACAGATAAGTAGTGATAAGGATAACCTATCCATCCTTTCAACAGGGGGAACCGTTGCAAGTGTAATCGATTACAAAACAGGAGCGGTACATCCTGCATTTACGGCAGATGACCTGTTAAGGGCAACACCCGAATTAGTGGATTACGCCAATATCAACGCAAAGGCCATTTTCAATATATTAAGTGAAAACATGAATCCGGAATACTGGATTAAAACGGCAAACAGCATCTATGATGAGATAAACAATGGCGCAGACGGAGTGATTATAGCACATGGAACAGATACCATGCATTACACGGCTTCAGCACTCAGTTTCATGTTGGACACGCCGGTACCAATCGTATTAACCGGTGCACAACGTAGTTCAGACCGACCATCAAGTGATGCATTTACAAACCTGATGGCATCTGTAACAGCGACAAAGTCAGACATTGCCGAGGTATGTATCTGTATGCATTCAACAGAAGATGATCCATCATGTGACCTACATAGAGGAAACCGTGCACGTAAAATGCATACCTCACGTAGGGACACTTTTACAAGCATCAACATGAATCCGCTTGCAAGAATAAGCAACAACAAAGTTAAGATGGTGGATGAAGAAGTAGAATACTTCAAAAGAGATTCAACCGAACTTGCCATTAACGATAACCTGGCAGAAAAGGTTGCGTTGGTTAAGATGTATCCGGGAATCAGTCCTGAACTTATTGACATTTACGTAGATAAGGGATATGAAGGACTTGTAATTGAAGGAACAGGGCTGGGCCACTGCAGCGATGAGGTTATAACGGCAATAGCAAGGGCAACAGATGAAAACATACCAGTTGTCATGACATCACAATGCTTATTTGGAAGAACAAACATGAACGTTTACAGTAGCGGACGTAGACTACTTCATGAAAATGTCATACCTGTGGCCGATATGCTCCCGGAAACAGCATATACAAAACTATTATGGGCAGTAGGTCAAAGCGATGAAAGTGATGAAATACGTTACATTATGCAAAGCAATCTTAAAGGTGAAATAAACACCACACTAAGCCAGAGGTATTTTATAAAAAATTAA